The proteins below are encoded in one region of Coffea arabica cultivar ET-39 chromosome 4c, Coffea Arabica ET-39 HiFi, whole genome shotgun sequence:
- the LOC113739922 gene encoding uncharacterized protein, which produces MKRSSSQPLLKYFQESDREEKAKSAGKTCRDLYKNKEDIFGAIACKIAHLNINLREPIKRYKEISWGKHGIWTHEQKARAAKLEKQLKARWALEKLIEDQLNCFQTDYNKATVPTRLKDVAQLLMPKGAPPLELAAFTWLGDWRPSSILELLGSLSPFLSESNGVKQVLPQLVNEIRIEENVIDEEMAEIQATCVLHLPFGPMKYGSKITPLESIQTEFEKIYKVLSRAKMLRFKALELVIKKVLSQTDAAEFLVAFSAIQDSIHQFATCSRSPEAKSKSFQGRKYSTIH; this is translated from the exons ATGAAGAGGTCTTCGTCTCAACCCCTGCT GAAATACTTTCAAGAAAGTGATCGTGAAGAAAAAGCCAAAAGCGCGGGAAAGACATGCAGAGATTTGTATAAAAACAAAGAAGATATCTTTGGCGCCATTGCCTGCAAAATTGCTCACCTGAACATCAATTTAAGAGAGCCCATCAAGCGAT ATAAAGAAATTTCTTGGGGAAAACATGGAATTTGGACCCATGAACAGAAGGCAAGGGCAGCAAAGCTTGAGAAACAGCTGAAAGCGAGATGGGCTCTTGAGAAGCTCATTGAAGACCAGCTGAACTGTTTCCAGACCGACTACAACAAGGCTACGGTTCCAACTAGGCTCAAAGATGTTGCCCAACTCCTCATGCCCAAAGGAGCTCCACCCCTTGAATTAGCAGCATTTACTTGGCTTGGTGATTGGCGACCCTCCTCCATTTTGGAACTTCTGGGGTCACTTTCCCCTTTTCTATCAGAGTCCAATGGTGTAAAACAGGTGCTGCCCCAGTTGGTAAATGAGATTCGGATTGAAGAGAATGTGATTGACGAAGAAATGGCTGAAATTCAAGCCACCTGTGTGCTGCATCTCCCATTTGGGCCAATGAAATACGGTAGCAAAATTACTCCCTTGGAGTCTATCCAGACcgaatttgagaaaatttacAAGGTCCTCAGCAGAGCTAAAATGCTCAG GTTCAAGGCATTGGAGTTGGTGATAAAGAAAGTGCTAAGCCAAACTGATGCTGCAGAGTTCTTAGTTGCATTTTCTGCTATTCAGGATTCCATCCACCAATTTGCTACTTGCTCCAGATCGCCAGAGGCAAAAAGTAAATCCTTTCAAGGAAGGAAATACAGCACTATCCATTAA
- the LOC113738360 gene encoding uncharacterized protein, whose protein sequence is MSAIVCGKRSFFDDLQSPSPTASSPPAAKKHRCISSASPVRFLHSPPQQPPLIDRLMAAFPDMEKELLEKALEEFGHNLDSAIKSLNKLRLGYVEGELHSVVEAHARGKNGISSSDEGVSVAPEDASTQSNIPVDGAEWVELFVREMMSATSIDDARSRASRVLESLERSISARVGAEAAESFTKENTMLKEQIEVFLRENSILKRAVAIQHERQKEYDDRNQEVQQLKQLVAQYQQQLRTLEVNNYALTMHLRQAQQGNSIPGRFHPDVF, encoded by the exons ATGTCTGCAATAGTTTGTGGAAAGAGATCGTTTTTTGACGACTTGCAATCGCCGTCGCCGACCGCTTCCTCACCGCCGGCAGCCAAGAAGCATCGGTGCATCTCCTCTGCCTCCCCTGTTCGATTTTTGCACTCACCGCCACAGCAGCCGCCGCTTATTGATCGCCTCATGGCTGCCTTTCCTGATATGGAAAAGGAG CTTCTTGAGAAAGCATTGGAAGAATTTGGTCATAACTTGGATTCTGCCATTAAAAGCTTGAATAAGCTTCGTCTTGGATATGTGGAGGGAGAGCTGCATTCTGTGGTGGAAGCACATGCACGTGGGAAGAATG GTATTAGCTCCTCTGATGAAGGGGTGTCTGTGGCTCCAGAAGATGCTTCTACCCAAAGCAACATTCCTGTTGATGGAGCAGAATGGGTGGAATTGTTTGTTAGGGAAATGATGAGTGCTACAAGCATAGATGATGCTAGATCTCGTGCCTCAAGAGTCTTGGAGAGTTTAGAGAGATCAATTAGTGCACGTGTTGGTGCTGAAGCAGCTGAAAGTTTTACCAAG GAGAACACGATGCTGAAGGAGCAAATTGAAGTGTTTCTTAGAGAAAATTCCATACTCAAGCGAGCTGTTGCTATCCAGCATGAGCGTCAGAAGGAGTATGATGATAGGAACCAAGAAGTGCAGCAGTTGAAGCAGTTGGTGGCTCAGTATCAACAGCAGTTGAGAACTCTTGAG GTGAATAATTATGCCTTGACAATGCATCTGCGGCAGGCTCAGCAAGGCAACTCCATCCCTGGACGTTTCCATCCAGATGTCTTTTAA
- the LOC113739980 gene encoding uncharacterized protein, whose product MNSAAVMANSATLTLSSSEPPQSRVAPVFPFSSSSSSFLAGGTHLRSHKKFISVSLSSSSSQFSNKISARRFGRLVVAAADYYSTLGVSKSASGKEIKAAYRRLARQYHPDVNKEPGATDKFKEISAAYEVLSDDKKRALYDQYGEAGVNSSMGGQAGAYTTNPFDLFETFFGPSMGFPGMDATGFGTRQRSTVTKGEDLRYDIRLEFSAAIFGAEKEFELSHLETCEACAGTGAKTGSKMRICSTCGGRGQVMRTEQTPFGMFSQVSICPNCGGNGEMISEYCRKCSGQGRIRVKKDIKVKIPPGVGKGSILRVAGEGDAGPKGGPPGDLYVYLDIEEIPEIQRDGINLSSTVSISYLDAILGTVTKVKTVEGLSDLQIPPGTQPGDVLVLARKGAPKLNRPSIRGDHLFTVKVSIPKKISSQERELLEELASLSSKPGKRSKTRPNVQQTTKTVQSETDSATNNSEESEEQNDLWKKFTDFAGSVANGALKWLKDNL is encoded by the exons ATGAACTCTGCAGCTGTAATGGCGAATTCTGCAACCCTCACCCTATCGTCCTCTGAGCCTCCGCAAAGCAGGGTTGCCCCAGTCTTCCCATTTTCTTCGTCTTCATCTTCGTTTCTTGCTGGTGGGACCCATTTGCGGAGTCACAAGAAGTTCATCTCTGTCTCcttatcttcttcttcctctcagTTCAGCAACAAGATTTCAGCAAGGCGGTTTGGAAGATTGGTTGTGGCTGCAGCTGATTATTACTCTACTCTTGGGGTCTCAAAATCTGCTAGTGGTAAGGAAATTAAAGCCGCTTATCGGAGGTTAGCTCGGCAG TACCACCCTGATGTAAACAAGGAACCTGGAGCAACTGACAAGTTTAAGGAGATCAGTGCTGCATATGAG GTGCTATCAGATGACAAAAAGAGAGCCTTATATGATCAATATGGTGAAGCTGGAGTTAATAGTTCTATGGGGGGACAAGCAGGGGCTTATACG ACAAACCcttttgatttatttgagacTTTTTTCGGACCTAGTATGGGTTTCCCTGGAATGGATGCAACTGGTTTTGGAACACGTCAGCGAAGTACTGTCACTAAAGGTGAAGATTTACG TTATGACATAAGACTCGAGTTCTCAGCTGCTATATTTGGAGCAGAAAAAGAGTTTGAGCTTTCTCACCTTGAGACATGCGAAGCTTGTGCTGGTACTGGAGCAAAGACAGGCTCTAAAATGAGGATATGCTCAACATGTGGTGGCCGTGGCCAGGTTATGAGAACTGAACAAACACCTTTTGGAATGTTTTCGCAG GTTTCAATATGTCCAAATTGTGGCGGCAATGGTGAAATGATCTCTGAGTACTGTCGTAAATGTTCTGGTCAGGGGCGGATTCGAGTGAAGAAAGATATCAAAGTCAAAATTCCTCCTGGAGTCGGCAAGGGCAGTATTCTCAGAGTTGCTGGAGAGGGTGATGCTGGACCAAAGGG AGGACCACCTGGAGATCTTTATGTATATCTTGATATTGAAGAGATACCAGAGATTCAACGAGATGGCATAAATCTCTCTTCTACTGTTTCAATTAGTTATTTGGATGCTATATTAGGAACAGTTACCAAG GTTAAAACAGTTGAAGGGCTTAGTGATCTCCAAATTCCTCCTGGCACTCAGCCTGGGGATGTTCTTGTCTTGGCAAGAAAAGGTGCACCTAAATTGAACAGGCCATCAATACGCGGTGATCACTTGTTCACCGTTAAAGTTAGTATACCAAAAAAGATAAG TTCACAAGAGCGTGAATTGCTTGAAGAACTTGCTTCTCTAAGTAGTAAACCTGGCAAACGTTCAAAAACTCGCCCTAACGTTCAGCAAACCA CTAAAACTGTACAAAGCGAAACAGATTCTGCTACGAATAATAGTGAGGAATCCGAAGAACAGAACGACTTGTGGAAGAAGTTTACAGATTTTGCTGG GTCTGTTGCAAATGGAGCACTAAAATGGTTGAAAGACAACCTATAG
- the LOC113738409 gene encoding adenine phosphoribosyltransferase 5-like: MFAEENGLRGDPRLQGISDAIRVIPHFPKPGIMFQDITTLLLDHKAFKDTIDIFVERYREMDISVVAGVEARGFMFGPSIALAIGAKFLPLRKPGKLPGSVISEAYELEYGSDCLEMHVGAVQPGERVLVIDDLVATGGTLSAAIRLLDRVGAEVVECCCVIGVPEFKGRCSLNGKPLYILVEPRQ, translated from the exons ATGTTTGCAGAAGAGAATGGTTTGAGGGGTGACCCAAGGTTGCAGGGCATATCCGATGCCATTAGAGTAATTCCtcattttcctaagccag GTATAATGTTTCAGGACATAACCACGCTGTTATTGGATCACAAGGCCTTCAAGGACACCATTGATATCTTTGTCGAGCGTTACAGAGAAATGGACATATCTGTCGTTGCTG GAGTTGAAGCCAGAGGATTCATGTTTGGTCCTTCAATTGCATTGGCAATTGGTGCAAAATTTCTGCCCCTACGCAAACCAGGAAAGTTGCCAG GGAGTGTTATCTCTGAAGCTTACGAGCTCGAATATGGTAGTGATTGTTTAGAGATGCATGTTGGAGCAGTACAACCTGGAGAACGAGTTTTGGTAATCGATGATCTAGTGGCAACCGGTGGCACCCTGTCTGCAGCCATAAGGCTTTTAG ATCGAGTTGGGGCTGAGGTGGTTGAATGTTGCTGTGTTATCGGGGTGCCGGAGTTTAAG GGCCGCTGCAGCCTCAACGGGAAGCCATTGTATATCCTCGTAGAACCTCggcaataa